In Acidobacteriota bacterium, one DNA window encodes the following:
- a CDS encoding sugar kinase, with protein MRAATDNLRQVLGRFSRLTVTVWGDLVADVFVDGEIARVSREAPVLILKQRRRQVAAGGGANAALNLAALGVTVRLVGAVGADEPGRELLRIFRTAGIATGEVLRLRERPTPTKTRILAHHAHTAPQQVVRLDHEPAGLPAAQQRALAAAARRAVRGAQALLLSDYGYGAVTPGAAATVAAHVPVSAVDARFQIAGYAGFTAATPNEPELEAALNVKIAEAAEPLAALEQAGHKLLRRLRCRHLLVTRGRDGMALFEPGQRTRHWPVFGAQQALDVTGAGDTVIAVFTAALAAGADGPTAAQLANCAGGLVVMKPGTATVSAGELSDAVQR; from the coding sequence ATGCGAGCAGCCACAGACAATCTGCGGCAGGTGCTGGGCCGGTTTTCGCGGCTGACGGTCACAGTGTGGGGCGACCTGGTGGCCGATGTGTTTGTGGATGGCGAGATCGCGCGGGTGTCACGCGAGGCGCCGGTGCTGATTCTGAAGCAGCGGCGGCGGCAGGTGGCGGCGGGCGGCGGAGCGAATGCGGCGCTGAATCTGGCGGCGCTGGGGGTGACGGTGCGGCTGGTGGGTGCGGTGGGTGCGGATGAGCCGGGCCGGGAACTACTGCGGATTTTTCGCACCGCGGGCATTGCGACCGGCGAGGTGCTGCGGCTACGCGAGCGGCCGACACCGACCAAAACACGGATTCTGGCGCATCATGCCCATACCGCGCCGCAGCAGGTGGTACGGCTCGACCATGAACCGGCGGGGTTGCCGGCGGCGCAGCAGCGGGCACTGGCAGCGGCAGCGCGGCGGGCGGTGCGGGGGGCGCAGGCGCTGCTGCTTTCTGATTACGGCTACGGCGCGGTGACGCCTGGCGCGGCGGCCACGGTGGCGGCGCACGTGCCGGTTTCTGCCGTGGACGCACGCTTTCAGATTGCCGGCTATGCCGGTTTTACCGCGGCGACCCCCAACGAGCCGGAACTGGAAGCGGCTCTGAACGTTAAGATTGCGGAGGCTGCCGAGCCGCTGGCGGCACTGGAGCAGGCAGGGCACAAGCTGCTGCGGCGCCTGCGCTGCCGACATTTGCTGGTGACGCGCGGGCGGGACGGCATGGCGTTGTTCGAGCCGGGACAGCGCACGCGGCATTGGCCGGTGTTCGGCGCGCAGCAGGCGCTCGACGTCACTGGCGCCGGCGACACCGTGATCGCCGTCTTTACCGCGGCGCTGGCGGCCGGGGCCGATGGGCCGACGGCGGCGCAATTGGCGAATTGTGCGGGCGGGCTGGTGGTGATGAAACCGGGGACCGCAACGGTGTCTGCGGGGGAGCTGAGCGATGCTGTGCAGCGATAA
- a CDS encoding FtsQ-type POTRA domain-containing protein: MSNATRKVRIVRDGPEPPAPRAEDELEALDPEAPPEAPDAEETSYRRRRAPVPVRRKRSRDWAQMLRRGWRPSLAAALALLVAFALYSLVFRSSWFLLEGSGQIAITGAHQTDGQRVLAVFSADLGRNLFFIPLSQRRRAVERIPWVRQAAVLRLWPARLEVKIQERTPVAYARVGSHLDLIDAQGVLLERPAKANFDFPVLTGLAGISAVNPNASEWLDQRQPQVARWSALQQAVAPLGHHAAFAISEVNLRNPGDLRARVSLGAGSSVLVDLGNRNFEPRFQLFLSQIASWRQKYPNMVSVDLHFDGQAIVDPGPTAAPAPAASTKPSRGEQR, from the coding sequence ATGAGCAATGCCACGCGAAAGGTGCGCATCGTACGCGACGGTCCCGAGCCGCCCGCGCCCCGCGCCGAAGACGAACTCGAAGCCCTCGACCCCGAAGCTCCGCCAGAGGCCCCGGACGCAGAAGAAACCAGCTACCGCCGCCGCCGGGCCCCCGTCCCCGTGCGCCGCAAGCGCAGCCGCGACTGGGCCCAAATGCTGCGCCGCGGCTGGCGGCCCTCCCTCGCCGCTGCTCTCGCCCTGCTGGTGGCGTTCGCGCTGTACAGCCTCGTCTTCCGCAGCTCCTGGTTCCTGCTCGAAGGTTCCGGCCAGATCGCCATCACCGGCGCCCACCAGACCGATGGGCAACGGGTGCTGGCCGTCTTCTCCGCCGATCTGGGCCGCAACCTCTTCTTTATCCCGCTCTCCCAGCGCCGCCGCGCCGTCGAGCGCATCCCCTGGGTGCGGCAGGCTGCGGTCTTGCGCCTGTGGCCCGCCCGCCTCGAAGTCAAAATTCAGGAGCGCACACCCGTGGCCTACGCCCGCGTCGGCAGCCATCTCGACCTGATCGATGCCCAGGGCGTGCTGCTGGAGCGGCCTGCCAAAGCCAATTTCGATTTCCCCGTGCTCACCGGCCTCGCCGGCATCAGCGCCGTCAACCCCAACGCCAGCGAGTGGCTGGACCAGCGCCAGCCGCAAGTCGCCCGCTGGAGCGCGCTGCAACAAGCCGTCGCGCCGCTGGGCCATCACGCCGCCTTCGCCATTTCCGAAGTCAACCTGCGCAATCCCGGCGATCTGCGCGCCCGCGTCAGCCTCGGCGCCGGCAGTTCCGTGCTGGTGGATCTGGGCAACCGTAACTTCGAACCGCGCTTCCAGCTCTTCCTTTCCCAGATCGCCTCCTGGCGTCAGAAATACCCCAACATGGTTTCCGTCGATCTCCACTTCGATGGCCAGGCGATTGTCGATCCCGGCCCCACCGCAGCACCCGCTCCCGCGGCCAGCACCAAGCCTTCCCGCGGAGAGCAGCGGTGA
- a CDS encoding HAD family hydrolase, whose protein sequence is MRPAIFFDRDGTLNEEVGYAGRPEQFHIFPYAAAAVRAVNDAGWAAVLVTNQAGVARGYYAEAAIHELHAILQDNLAAGGAHLDATYYCPHHPEGVVAGYAGVCECRKPAPGMLRQAERELGLDLARSWVIGDRYHDVDLAHAVGARAVLVRTGYGEAQLLEKPDLKPEHIADDALAACQWILVGVNGG, encoded by the coding sequence ATGCGACCGGCGATTTTCTTCGACCGTGATGGAACGCTGAACGAAGAGGTTGGCTACGCCGGCCGGCCCGAGCAATTTCATATTTTCCCATACGCGGCGGCGGCGGTGCGCGCGGTTAATGATGCCGGCTGGGCGGCGGTCTTGGTGACCAACCAGGCGGGGGTGGCGCGGGGCTACTATGCCGAAGCTGCCATTCACGAACTGCACGCTATCCTGCAGGATAACCTCGCTGCCGGAGGAGCGCACCTGGATGCGACTTACTACTGTCCCCATCATCCTGAAGGGGTGGTAGCTGGTTATGCGGGCGTGTGTGAGTGCCGCAAACCCGCGCCGGGGATGTTGCGCCAGGCTGAGCGCGAGCTCGGCCTGGACTTGGCGCGGTCGTGGGTGATCGGCGACCGCTACCACGATGTAGACCTGGCTCATGCCGTGGGCGCACGCGCGGTGCTGGTGCGCACCGGGTATGGGGAAGCGCAGCTTCTGGAAAAGCCGGACCTGAAGCCGGAGCACATCGCCGACGATGCCCTGGCGGCCTGCCAGTGGATTCTGGTTGGCGTCAACGGTGGTTGA
- a CDS encoding UDP-N-acetylmuramate--L-alanine ligase, with translation MLSRIFRVHFVGIGGIGMSGIAEVLLVQGWPVSGSDLRASPITERLQAMGARIHIGHAAANLGDAEVVVTSSAVAPDNPEVAAARAAQIPVIPRAEMLAELMRLKFGIAVAGMHGKTTTTSMIATVLAAVGLDPTVVVGGRLDAIGSNARLGSSNYLVAEADESDRSFLALAPIMAIITNLDREHLDCYRDLSDIQDAFVTFANRVPFYGTVIVGADDEATRAILPRIRRRSLSYGLHDDCDLRVLRPELHGMEARFSLQPTTAAAHLLGREQLANRDLGEFRLRRPGLHNVLDATAAIAVGLLLGRDLELIRAAIADFGGVDRRFQLKGEVGGVRVIDDYGHHPTELAATLAAAREVVHHPTQGNPPGRVLMIFQPHRYTRTLHLQHEFAQVLALADQTWLLDIYPAGEAPIPGVSSEALARQALATGALVTYATSADEAICAAARAARPGDLILTQGAGNVSSLGAKLLGALQAAQADSVRAPAS, from the coding sequence ATGCTCTCCCGGATTTTTCGTGTTCATTTCGTAGGCATTGGCGGCATCGGCATGAGCGGCATCGCCGAAGTCTTGCTGGTACAGGGCTGGCCCGTCTCCGGCTCCGATCTGCGCGCCTCGCCCATCACCGAACGCCTGCAGGCCATGGGCGCACGCATCCACATCGGCCACGCCGCCGCCAACCTCGGCGATGCCGAAGTGGTCGTGACCTCAAGCGCCGTCGCGCCCGATAACCCCGAGGTCGCCGCCGCGCGCGCCGCACAGATCCCCGTCATCCCGCGCGCCGAAATGCTGGCCGAGCTGATGCGCCTCAAATTCGGCATCGCCGTCGCCGGCATGCACGGCAAAACCACCACTACCTCCATGATCGCCACCGTGCTCGCTGCCGTCGGCCTCGACCCCACCGTGGTCGTGGGCGGACGCCTCGACGCCATCGGCTCCAACGCCCGCCTGGGCTCGAGCAACTATCTCGTCGCCGAAGCCGACGAAAGCGACCGCTCGTTTCTCGCTCTGGCGCCCATCATGGCCATCATCACCAACCTCGACCGCGAGCATCTGGACTGCTACCGCGACCTGAGCGACATTCAGGACGCTTTCGTGACCTTCGCCAACCGCGTTCCGTTCTACGGCACCGTCATCGTCGGCGCCGACGACGAAGCCACCCGCGCCATCCTGCCGCGCATCCGCCGGCGCTCGCTCAGCTATGGACTGCACGACGATTGCGACCTGCGCGTCCTGCGCCCGGAACTGCACGGCATGGAAGCACGCTTCTCGCTGCAGCCCACGACGGCGGCGGCGCATTTGCTTGGCCGCGAGCAGCTCGCCAACCGCGATCTGGGCGAATTCCGCCTTCGCCGCCCCGGCCTGCACAACGTCCTCGATGCCACCGCGGCGATAGCCGTCGGCCTGCTCCTCGGCCGCGACCTGGAACTGATTCGCGCCGCCATCGCCGATTTCGGCGGCGTCGATCGCCGCTTTCAGCTCAAGGGCGAAGTCGGCGGCGTGCGTGTCATCGACGACTACGGCCACCACCCCACCGAATTGGCCGCCACCCTCGCCGCCGCCCGCGAGGTCGTGCATCACCCCACGCAGGGAAACCCGCCCGGGCGCGTGCTCATGATCTTTCAGCCCCATCGCTACACCCGCACGCTGCACTTGCAGCACGAATTTGCCCAGGTGCTCGCGCTCGCCGATCAGACCTGGCTGCTGGATATTTACCCCGCCGGCGAAGCCCCGATCCCCGGGGTCTCGAGCGAGGCTCTGGCGCGTCAGGCCCTCGCAACCGGCGCCCTCGTCACCTACGCAACCAGCGCCGATGAGGCCATCTGCGCCGCCGCCCGTGCCGCGCGGCCCGGCGATTTAATCCTGACCCAGGGCGCCGGCAACGTCTCCAGCCTGGGCGCAAAGCTGCTCGGTGCATTGCAAGCCGCGCAAGCCGATAGCGTGAGGGCGCCCGCATCATGA
- a CDS encoding VOC family protein, whose translation MPLKPPQITPFLWFNDNAEAAVDFYLSVFPNSRRLRELRNPAGAPGPKGAILTLEFELSGHPFVALNGGPAYQFNPAVSFFVTCRDQAEIDYYWSHLTEGGQEIQCGWLTDRFGLSWQIVPSEIMELIRHPQAFQAMLTMKKFDLAALQKAAGGPATQ comes from the coding sequence ATGCCCTTGAAACCACCCCAGATCACCCCCTTCTTGTGGTTCAACGATAATGCCGAAGCCGCCGTGGATTTTTATCTCAGCGTCTTCCCGAACTCGCGCCGCCTTCGCGAGCTGCGCAACCCGGCGGGGGCGCCCGGTCCTAAAGGCGCCATTTTGACCCTCGAATTCGAGCTGAGCGGCCATCCCTTTGTGGCCCTCAATGGCGGTCCGGCATATCAGTTCAACCCCGCGGTGTCTTTTTTCGTGACCTGCCGGGACCAAGCCGAAATTGACTATTACTGGTCACACCTGACCGAGGGCGGCCAGGAGATTCAATGCGGCTGGCTGACCGACCGCTTCGGTCTCTCCTGGCAGATCGTGCCGTCGGAAATCATGGAGCTGATCCGGCACCCGCAGGCCTTTCAGGCCATGTTGACGATGAAAAAATTCGACCTCGCCGCGCTCCAAAAGGCCGCTGGCGGACCCGCAACTCAGTAG
- a CDS encoding D-glycero-beta-D-manno-heptose 1-phosphate adenylyltransferase, with amino-acid sequence MLCSDKILAREPLLNRAREWRGRRQTIALANGCFDILHVGHVRYLQAAAAVADQLVVAINSDASTRQLKGEGRPILPEQARAELVAAVRGVAAVTVFDELSVEPLLRTLHPDFHVKGTDYTMESVPEAAIARELGIAVRIVGDPKHHSTRELLDRLRGAD; translated from the coding sequence ATGCTGTGCAGCGATAAGATTCTTGCGCGGGAGCCATTGCTGAACCGCGCACGGGAGTGGCGGGGCCGGAGGCAGACGATCGCGCTGGCGAATGGCTGCTTTGACATTTTGCATGTGGGGCATGTCCGCTATTTGCAGGCAGCGGCGGCGGTGGCTGACCAACTGGTGGTGGCGATCAATTCCGACGCCAGCACACGCCAGCTCAAAGGGGAGGGCCGGCCGATTCTGCCGGAGCAGGCGCGCGCGGAGCTGGTGGCGGCGGTGCGCGGCGTGGCGGCGGTGACGGTGTTTGACGAACTTAGCGTCGAGCCCCTGCTGCGCACGCTGCACCCGGACTTTCATGTCAAAGGCACCGATTACACCATGGAATCAGTGCCGGAGGCGGCCATAGCGCGCGAGCTGGGGATTGCCGTGCGCATCGTGGGGGACCCGAAGCACCACTCCACCCGGGAGCTGCTGGACCGGCTGCGCGGCGCCGATTGA